A genomic window from Glycine soja cultivar W05 chromosome 10, ASM419377v2, whole genome shotgun sequence includes:
- the LOC114372617 gene encoding protein GFS12-like isoform X2 — protein sequence MEEEEEIECFECLQLRIKSDFSEQVFFNYAISTSAFPFGSSAIVNISGTADGEASGAQFILQYMPSRDKNCFINYVNEYILDSGEITTRSSDPGIGSSEDNNAVNVRITSSDDSDSGKAFSGSTSCSHSERFSCLRTITSLAPVARVGISSYSTFQEVSTDFLSGLIEDHVLESLDLFIEGKASGRDSVNFLSLIGLPSFEEDPFPGSLRHPNIAPVLAIFKTSDHVNVVLPKNPYNLESILHFNPDALKSNWNRIFLMYQLLSALSYIHGLGVSHGNICPSNIMLTDSLWSWLRLWNEPVLESNLTLQESERVNSEPARIGCCNVGCRSYGLYADLRLSPTIDWQSCFHKWWRGELSNFEYLLILNRLAGRRWGDHTFHPVMPWVIDFSSKPDDNCDTGWRDLSKSKWRLAKGDEQLDFTYSTSEIPHHVSDECLSELAVCSYKARRLPLSVLRVAVRSVYEPNEYPSTMQRLYQWTPDECIPEFYCDAQIFKSIHDGMADLAVPSWAESHEDFIKLHRDALESNRVSFQLHHWIDITFGYKISGQAAIAAKNVMLPISEPMMPRSTGRRQLFTQPHPIRHATTSTKRHGSNKYAKVWSQANATHRETSLLSETAYLQELEQASTFSEHARHLNAFYHYPLNQTRGKNISSSGDPTTETFSESISKLSLIDRNYQVPYKMNLISFLQHMKEEDKGSSGYPDLLLWKQKLSSSRLCSEDIARDIFSVGCLLAELHLCRPLFDPISLAIYLEDGTLPGYLQDLPPDIRLLVEACIQKDWMRRPSAKILLESPYFPNTVKSSYLFLAPLQLVAKDETRLRYAANLAKHGALREMGTFATEMCTTYCLPLIVTAVSDTEAEWAYMLLKEFMKCLTVQAVKTLILPTIQKILQTTSYLRLKVSLLQDSFVREIWNRVGKQAYLETIHPLVLSNLYISPDKSSAASASVLLISSSEELGVPITIHQTILPLVHCFGKGLCSDGIDVLVRIGGIFGELFIVKQMVPLLKNVVRSFIDVSCMNKPDPVQSWSALALIDCMLTLDGLVAFLTEEVIVKELLEDLSCIHIGVLMQKHMEIAVLQVAASTLFGICQRIGADLTALHILPKLKELFDELAFSQEISKGSTTVGRNLKVGKIKIGGDLHIESRMDLVLVLYPSFASLLGIEKLRQCCATWLILEQYLLRHHNWKWEYAGESSKNGSEIVLARRPVIAHGFTSEYNPAKLLLNGVGWSIPQSQGRSAKNLIPQRQPFKVHQSPVAVHEEMSYQMNHEPWFWFPSPATIWDGPEFLGRVGVQKDDLPWKIRATVIYSIRAHHGAVRSLAVNQDECTVFTAGIGQGYKGTVQKWELSRTNCLSGYHGHEEVVNDICILSSSGRVASCDGTIHIWNSQTGKQILVFAESQTESGHPTSHPSSSSKINSDQANVLNLNTLSSGILSSAFDSSLYTCMHLLNSAETLVVGTGNGSLRFFDVARGQKLHIWRGESTESSFPSLISAICSTGSDKMQAGGISTFPSFIAAGLSSGHCKLFDAKSGNVISSWRAHDGYVTKLAAPEEHLLVSSSLDRTLRVWDLRMNLSSQPIIFRGHSDGISSFSIWGQDVISISRNRIGLLSLSKSPNETDGQHHISPQKLYVSDNGQRSLSALSSISILPFSRLFLIGTEDGYLRICC from the exons atggaggaggaagaagagatTGAGTGCTTCGAGTGCCTCCAACTTCGAATAAAGTCCGATTTCTCGGAGCAAGTGTTCTTCAATTATGCCATCTCCACTTCTGCTTTTCCTTTCGGATCCTCGGCTATCGTTAAT aTTTCTGGTACAGCTGATGGCGAAGCTTCGGGCGCTCAATTTATATTGCAGTACATGCCGAGTCGTGATAAGAATTGTTTCATCAATTATGT aaatgaatatattttggaTAGTGGTGAAATCACTACTAGGAGTAGTGATCCTGGTATTGGAAGCAGTGAAGATAATAATGCTGTTAATGTTAGAATTACATCATCAGATGATTCTGACAGTGGCAAAGCTTTTTCTGGAAGCACGAGTTGTAGTCATTCTGAAAGGTTTTCTTGCTTGAGGACAATCACTTCACTCGCGCCTGTTGCTCGTGTGGGAATATCTTCCTATTCCACATTTCAAGAGGTCTCTACTGATTTCTTGTCTGGGTTAATCGAGGATCACGTCTTAGAGTCGCTTGATCTCTTCATTGAAGGGAAAGCGTCTGGACGGGACAGTGTAAATTTCCTTAGTTTAATTGGGTTGCCATCATTTGAAGAGGATCCTTTTCCAGGCTCTTTGAGGCATCCCAACATAGCTCCTGTCCttgcaatttttaaaacatcTGATCACGTTAATGTAGTGCTTCCAAAGAATCCATACAACTTGGAAAGTATTCTTCATTTTAACCCCGATGCATTAAAGTCTAATTGGAATAGAATATTTCTTATGTATCAGCTACTCTCAGCCTTATCGTACATACATGGTTTAGGGGTTTCTCATGGTAATATATGCCCATCCAATATCATGTTGACTGACTCATTATGGTCTTGGCTGAGATTATGGAATGAACCCGTATTGGAATCTAATTTAACTTTGCAAGAGAGTGAAAGAGTTAATTCCGAACCTGCAAGAATTGGTTGTTGTAATGTTGGTTGTCGTTCTTATGGCCTTTATGCTGATCTAAGGCTTTCTCCAACAATAGATTGGCAATCTTGCTTTCATAAATGGTGGAGAGGAGAATTaagtaattttgaatatttactCATCTTAAACAGATTAGCAGGAAGAAGGTGGGGGGACCATACATTTCATCCAGTAATGCCTTGGGTAATTGATTTTAGCTCAAAACCTGATGATAATTGTGACACAGGGTGGCGAGACTTGAGCAAGAGCAAATGGCGCTTAGCAAAAGGTGATGAACAATTGGATTTCACCTATTCAACATCTGAAATCCCTCATCATGTTTCAGATGAATGTCTGTCTGAATTGGCTGTCTGTAGTTATAAAGCAAGAAGACTCCCTTTGAGTGTTCTCCGAGTGGCTGTTCGTTCAGTGTATGAACCTAATGAATATCCTTCCACAATGCAGAGGCTCTATCAATGGACCCCTGATGAATGCATTCCAGAGTTTTACTGTGATGCCCAAATTTTTAAGTCAATACATGATGGAATGGCTGATTTGGCTGTACCCTCTTGGGCGGAGAGTCATGAGGATTTCATTAAATTGCATCGTGATGCATTAGAAAGTAATAGGGTGTCATTTCAACTCCATCATTGGATAGATATAACCTTTGGTTACAAAATATCTGGCCAGGCTGCTATTGCTGCTAAGAATGTTATGCTTCCTATATCAGAACCCATGATGCCAAGATCAACAGGACGTCGTCAGCTCTTTACACAACCACATCCTATCCGTCATGCCACTACCAGTACAAAACGTCATGGTTCCAATAAATATGCCAAAGTTTGGAGTCAAGCAAATGCAACGCACCGAGAGACATCTCTTCTATCTGAAACTGCTTATCTACAAGAACTAGAGCAAGCATCTACATTTTCTGAACATGCTAGGCATTTGAATGCCTTTTACCACTATCCCTTGAATCAAACGAGAGGGAAGAATATCTCATCTTCGGGAGATCCAACAACTGAGACATTTAGTGAAAGTATAAGCAAACTATCTTTGATTGACAGAAATTACCAGGTGCCATATAAAATGAATCTAATATCTTTTCTTCAACATATGAAAGAGGAAGATAAAGGCTCCTCAGGATATCCAGACTTGCTACTCTGGAAGCAGAAATTATCTTCTTCAAGACTTTGCTCTGAAGATATTGCTAGGGACATATTTTCTGTTGGTTGTCTCTTGGCTGAACTTCATCTTTGCAGGCCGCTCTTTGATCCAATCTCATTGGCAATATACTTGGAAGATGGAACTCTACCAGGGTATCTGCAGGATCTACCTCCTGATATTAGATTACTTGTTGAAGCATGCATCCAAAAGGATTGGATGAG GAGGCCATCTGCCAAAATTCTTCTGGAATCTCCTTATTTTCCAAATACTGTCAAATCCTCCTACTTGTTTCTTGCTCCACTTCAGCTTGTAGCTAAAGATGAAACTCGTCTTCGTTATGCTGCAAATCTTGCAAAGCACGGAGCTCTCAGGGAAATGGGTACCTTTGCAACTGAAATGTGCACTACCTATTGCTTACCGCTTATAGTGACTGCTGTGAGTGATACTGAAGCTGAATGGGCATATATGCTACTGAAGGAATTCATGAAATGCTTAACAGTGCAAGCAGTGAAAACATTAATCTTGCCAACCATACAGAAAATTTTACAG ACCACAAGTTATTTACGTTTAAAGGTTTCCCTTCTACAAGATTCATTTGTACGGGAAATATGGAATCGAGTTGGTAAACAAGCATACCTGGAAACTATTCATCCATTGGTCTTGTCAAACTTATACATTTCTCCAGATAAAAGTTCAGCTGCCTCTGCTTCAGTGCTTCTAATCAGTTCTAGTGAGGAGCTAGGTGTACCTATTACCATCCATCAG ACTATCTTGCCTCTTGTTCACTGCTTTGGGAAAGGACTATGTTCGGATGGCATTGATGTGCTGGTCAGAATTG GTGGCATTTTTGGGGAATTGTTTATCGTCAAACAGATGGTACCTTTACTGAAAAATGTTGTCCGTTCCTTCATTGATGTGTCATGCATGAATAAGCCTGATCCTGTCCAGAGTTGGAGTGCTTTAGCACTTATTGATTGCATGTTGACTTTAGATGGCCTTGTAGCTTTCTTGACAGAAGAGGTCATTGTAAAAGAGCTTCTTGAA GACCTAAGTTGCATACACATTGGGGTTCTTATGCAgaaacatatggaaattgcagTGCTTCAG GTGGCTGCTTCTACTCTTTTTGGAATTTGTCAGCGGATTGGAGCAGATTTGACAGCATTGCATATTCTTCCAAAACTTAAAGAACTATTTGATGAGCTTGCTTTCTCCCAGGAAATTTCTAAAGGTTCAACTACTGTTGGCAGAAACTTGAAGGTtggcaaaataaaaattggagggGACTTGCATATTGAAAGTCGTATGGATCTAGT GTTGGTTCTCTATCCTTCCTTTGCATCTCTTCTTGGGATAGAGAAACTTCGTCAGTGTTGTGCTACATGGTTGATTCTTGAACAATATCTTCTACGCCATCATAATTGGAAG TGGGAATATGCTGGAGAATCATCAAAAAACGGCTCAGAAATTGTTCTTGCTAGAAGACCTGTAATAGCCCATGGATTTACGTCTGAATACAATCCTGCAAAGCTGTTGCTTAATGGGGTTGGATGGTCAATTCCACAATCCCAAGGAAGAAGTGCCAAAAATTTGATCCCTCAGAGACAACCATTTAAAGTTCATCAAAGTCCAGTAGCAGTGCATGAAGAAATGTCATACCAAATGAACCATGAACCCTGGTTTTGGTTCCCTAGTCCAGCCACCATCTGGGATGGGCCTGAATTTCTTGGGAGGGTGGGGGTTCAGAAAGATGATCTTCCATGGAAGATCAGAGCAACTGTTATATACTCTATACGTGCACATCATGGAGCAGTGAGGTCTCTGGCTGTTAACCAAGATGAATGTACTGTTTTTACTGCAGGAATTGGCCAAGGATATAAAGGAACTGTTCAGAAATGGGAATTGAGCCGAACTAACTGTTTGTCCGGCTATCATGGCCATGAGGAG GTTGTGAATGATATTTGCATCTTATCATCTAGTGGAAGAGTGGCTTCTTGTGATGGAACAATTCACATTTGGAATAGTCAAACAGGGAAACAAATATTAGTATTTGCTGAGTCCCAGACAGAATCTGGCCATCCTACAAGCCATCCATCCTCTTCATCAAAAATTAACAGTGACCAGGCAAATGTGCTTAATTTGAATACACTATCCAGTGGAATATTGTCTAGTGCTTTTGACTCAAGCCTTTATACTTGTATGCATCTATTAAACTCCGCTGAAACTCTTGTAGTTGGAACTGGAAATGGTTCTCTGAG GTTCTTTGATGTTGCTCGAGGTCAAAAGCTTCATATCTGGAGAGGCGAATCTACTGAATCTAGTTTTCCTTCACTTATTTCTGCTATTTGTTCCACTGGCTCTGACAAGATGCAAGCAGGTGGAATTTCCACTTTTCCATCTTTTATTGCAGCTGGACTAAGTTCTGGGCACTGTAAATTATTTGATGCAAAGAGTGGAAATGTCATTTCCTCTTGGCGAGCTCATGATGGATATGTGACAAAG TTGGCAGCACCTGAGGAACATCTGCTTGTTTCCAGCTCTTTGGACAGAACTTTACGAGTCTGGGACTTAAGAAT GAATTTATCATCGCAGCCCATTATTTTCAGAGGTCATTCAGATGGCATATCCAGTTTCTCCATTTGGGGCCAAGATGTTATTTCAATTTCCCGGAATAGAATTGGGCTTCTCTCCTTGTCTAAATCTCCCAATGAAACA GATGGGCAGCATCACATTAGCCCTCAGAAACTATATGTTTCTGATAATGGTCAGAGAAGCTTGTCAGCGTTATCAAGTATTAGTATACTTCCATTCTCTCGATTGTTTCTCATTGGAACCGAAGATGGTTATCTGAGAATCTGTTGTTAA